In one Fusarium keratoplasticum isolate Fu6.1 chromosome 5, whole genome shotgun sequence genomic region, the following are encoded:
- a CDS encoding F-box domain-containing protein has translation MQHLPNELIAHILSFLDSDSSLERGLYRDPSKISRPVHSGKDTPLKNASLVCRIWRRSVTHLLFRHVVWCFHRFYKPTCQDIVAGVDVLDFLRRSGVSKHVESFTIFMDIPRGSGQHRYADGQFWGLLPPESHQPERPMSWNLLWSVLTQEPQRADQGGQERSEEERGRQHWDNNWLWHALFDVIEPLRVTLISSPDLVASLLSRTVDLSSDWAFNSTYYIISLSREPDISDLHKRTNALPSESPVRESHLPIDLFAIRDWTSLFINEGSFAPVYSTYEFFHYSPATLLPVIFEPTDTSFNVMRSTLKSLSYIAIFPLSHHIADFLIPNCPPVEHLFVQLMPKNRDFWESDGLSRVNLSDLWLECDASYSLLMRQILDPVPQPGWEKLKVFESGDAPAEGVWRRGFYDAYIDGVNGWREESEGVFIRDALPEVPADELESIDGNHDGMEALEI, from the coding sequence ATGCAGCACCTCCCGAATGAGCTCATCGCTCACATCCTCAGCTTCCTCGACTCCGACTCCAGCCTTGAGCGCGGCCTCTACCGAGACCCGTCAAAGATCTCGAGGCCCGTCCATTCGGGAAAGGACACGCCCCTCAAGAATGCGTCCCTCGTGTGCCGCATCTGGAGGCGCTCCGTGACgcacctcctcttccgccaCGTCGTATGGTGCTTCCACCGCTTCTATAAGCCGACGTGCCAAGACATCGTTGCGGGTGTCGACGTGCTGGATTTTCTGCGTAGGAGCGGTGTATCGAAGCATGTTGAGAGTTTTACCATCTTTATGGACATCCCTCGAGGCTCTGGACAGCATAGATATGCTGATGGTCAGTTTTGGGGTCTGTTGCCACCCGAGTCTCATCAGCCCGAGAGGCCCATGTCGTGGAACCTCCTCTGGTCCGTTTTAACACAAGAGCCCCAGCGCGCCGACCAAGGCGGTCAAGAGAGatctgaagaagagagaggtcGACAGCATTGGGATAACAATTGGCTGTGGCATGCTTTATTCGACGTCATCGAACCCTTGCGTGTCACCTTGATCAGTTCACCAGATCTTGTCGCTTCACTTCTTAGTAGGACTGTAGACCTGTCGAGTGACTGGGCCTTTAACAGTACCTACTACATTATCTCGTTATCACGCGAACCTGATATTTCCGACCTTCACAAGAGGACCAACGCCCTGCCGTCAGAGAGTCCAGTTCGGGAGAGCCACCTCCCAATCGACCTGTTCGCCATACGAGACTGGACCTCACTTTTCATCAACGAAGGCTCCTTTGCACCAGTCTACTCGACATACGAATTCTTTCACTACTCACCAGCAACTCTCCTTCCTGTGATATTCGAACCCACCGACACATCGTTCAACGTGATGCGCTCAACCCTCAAGTCCCTCTCTTACATCGCTATCTTCCCGCTCTCCCACCATATCGCCGACTTTCTTATCCCCAACTGTCCTCCCGTCGAGCACCTGTTTGTCCAACTCATGCCTAAAAACCGAGACTTTTGGGAGAGCGACGGTCTTTCTCGCGTGAATCTATCCGACCTGTGGCTGGAGTGCGACGCATCCTACTCGCTCCTCATGAGACAGATACTTGACCCCGTCCCTCAGCCAGGCTGGGAAAAACTCAAGGTGTTTGAGAGTGGTGATGCGCCAGCAGAGGGAgtttggaggagggggttTTACGATGCTTACATCGACGGCGTGAATGGCTGGAGGGAAGAGAGCGAGGGCGTCTTTATCAGAGATGCACTTCCTGAAGTACCGGCAGATGAGCTGGAGAGTATCGATGGGAACCATGATGGCATGGAAGCCTTGGAAATTTGA
- a CDS encoding Homoserine kinase yields the protein MESFVIKTPCSSANIGPGFDVIGLALSVYLELHVTIDRTKTKSEHPLNCRITYEGEGEGTGDISLDPQSNLLTRVALYVLRCHDQRNFPVETHVHIKNPIPLGRGLGSSGAAVVAGVVLGREVGGLKHLDYDRLFDYCLMIERHPDNVGAALYGGFVGTYLKPLTPEDVARTEIPLSEVLPAPAGGEDTGKKPPNPPHGIGHHIKFPWAKEIKAVAIIPDFQVATHAARSVLPEKYSRPDVTFNLQRIALLPVALGQSPPDPELIHLAMQDKIHQPYRQTLIPGLTEIVESMSPKTEEGFLGVCLSGAGPTILALATHNFETIANKIIAKLRQHNEKKDLACQWKVLEPAEGTQVIR from the exons ATGGAATCGTTTGTCATCAAGACCCCCTGCTCCAGCGCCAACATTGGCCCGGGCTTCGATGTCATCGGCCTCGCCCTCTCGGTGTACCTCGAGCTGCACGTCACCATCGACCgcaccaagaccaagtcgGAGCACCCGCTCAACTGCAGGATCACGtacgagggagagggagagggcaCCGGCGACATCAGCCTCGACCCCCAGTCCAACCTGCTCACCCGCGTCGCCCTCTACGTCCTGCGATGCCACGACCAGCGAAATTTCCCTGTCGAGACCCATGTTCACATCAAGAACCCCATCCCCCTTGGCCGTGGCCTGGGCAGCTCCGGTGCTGCTGtggttgctggtgttgtccTGGGTCGCGAGGTCGGTGGACTGAAGCACCTCGACTATGACCGCCTGTTTGACTACTGCCTCATGATTG AGAGACATCCCGACAATGTCGGTGCCGCCCTCTACGGAGGCTTCGTCGGAACATACCTCAAACCCTTGACCCCCGAGGACGTCGCCCGGACAGAGATCCCCCTTAGTGAGGTGCTCCCCGCGCCGGCCGGCGGCGAGGACACGGGCAAGAAGCCCCCGAACCCTCCTCACGGCATCGGCCACCACATCAAGTTCCCCTGGGCaaaggagatcaaggccgtcgccatcatccccGACTTCCAGGTCGCCACGCACGCTGCTCGAAGTGTGCTACCTGAAAAGTACTCCCGTCCCGATGTG ACGTTCAACCTCCAACGAATCGCCCTCCTACCCGTCGCCCTGGGCCAGTCTCCCCCCGACCCCGAGCTCATCCATCTCGCCATGCAGGACAAGATCCACCAGCCCTACCGCCAGACCCTCATCCCCGGCCTCACCGAGATCGTCGAGTCCATGTCCCCCAAGACCGAGGAGGGCTTCCTCGGTGTGTGCCTGTCAGGCGCTGGCCCTACCATTCTGGCTCTTGCCACACACAACTTTGAGACGATTGCCAACAAGATCATTGCCAAGTTGAGGCAGCacaacgagaagaaggatctGGCCTGCCAATGGAAAGTGCTCGAGCCAGCAGAGGGAACCCAGGTTATCCgataa
- a CDS encoding U3 small nucleolar ribonucleoprotein IMP3 produces MVRKLKHHEQKLLRKTDFITYKSDNGHRDKAVIRRYMIQKPEDYHKYNRLCGSLRQLAHRLSLLPPENATRRKHEELLLNKLYDMGILSSSSKLSAVEKNVTVSAFARRRLPVLMTRLRMAETVQAATKMIEQGHVRVGTETVTDPAYLVTRGMEDFVTWTVGSKIKRNIMKYRDQLDDFELL; encoded by the exons ATGGTCCGAAAACTCAAGCATCACGAGCAAAAGCTCCTGCGCAAGACAGACTTTATCACATACAAGTCGGACAATGGACATCGCGACAAGGCTGTCATTCGACGATACATGATCCAGAAGCCTGAGGACTACCACAAGTACAACCGTCTCTGCGGA TCTCTGCGACAACTTGCCCAccgcctctctctcctcccccccGAGAACGCAACCCGCCGCAAGCACGAagagctcctcctcaacaagctcTATGACATGGGcatcctctcatcatcttccaagcTATCCGCGGTGGAGAAGAACGTGACGGTCAGCGCCTTTGCCCGTCGCAGGCTTCCTGTGCTCATGACGCGGCTGCGCATGGCCGAGACGGTGCAGGCGGCGACAAAGATGATTGAGCAGGGCCACGTGCGCGTGGGAACCGAGACGGTCACGGACCCGGCGTATCTGGTTACGAGGGGCATGGAGGACTTTGTGACGTGGACCGTGGGCAGCAAGATTAAGCGCAACATTATGAAGTACCGGGATCAGCTCGACGACTTCGAGCTGCTGTAG
- a CDS encoding Glycosylphosphatidylinositol anchor biosynthesis protein 11, whose product MSRQPAKPHLATPEPSYLVGDLPEGIGDRDEPEPLQTLVYTTTSPMPLIDPVTMSTTLIKGAPAQPAAPKAVVPAIPLLNTPLALPVSVVHQLVLAGLFVWRFDALVADPVSTLQIGLPVVAVIQTLYVTLCLPAAGSSGAKGSKKLRPGEKKKSDTREPKAFATAVISLVLALILTPVLHILFVLFGAPFLTHASHTFLCAAHIAVLAIYPIFYVRGSDPVPLQAVVSVSAPFDQTFGGFVGTVVGAWLGAVPIPLDWDREWQKWPVTIVAGAYVGYFVGSKLLGNVFYGKRWAVSEIKEE is encoded by the exons ATGTCGCGCCAGCCCGCCAAGCCACACCTGGCAACTCCAGAGCCAAGCTACCTTGTTGGTGATTTGCCCGAGGGAATTGGAGATCGCGACGAGCCCGAGCCGCTCCAGACACTCGTTTACACCACCACAAGCCCAATGCCCCTGATCGACCCGGTCACAATGTCGACGACTCTGATCAAGGGCGCTCCCGCCCAGCCGGCTGCTCCCAAGGCTGTTGTGCCTGCGATTCCGCTGCTCAACACTCCCCTCGCCCTGCCTGTCTCCGTCGTCCACCAGCTTGTGCTCGCTGGCCTGTTTGTCTGGCGCTTCGATGCCCTCGTGGCCGATCCTGTGTCGACACTTCAGATCGGACTGCCTGTGGTTGCTGTTATCCAGACACTCTATGTAACCCTGTGTCTTCCCGCCGCGGGATCTTCGGGCGCAAAGGGTTCTAAGAAGCTGCGACcaggcgagaagaagaagtcggaTACGCGGGAACCAAAGGCATTTGCT ACCGCCGTCATCTCTCTggtcctcgccctcatccTGACGCCCGTCCTTCacatcctcttcgtcctcttcgGCGCCCCATTCCTCACCCACGCCTCCCACACGTTCCTCTGCGCCGCGCACAtcgccgtcctcgccatctACCCCATCTTCTACGTCCGCGGCTCCGACCCCGTGCCCCTCCAGGCCGTCGTCAGCGTCTCGGCCCCCTTCGACCAGACCTTTGGCGGCTTCGTGGGCACCGTGGTCGGCGCGTGGCTCGGAGCCGTGCCCATCCCCCTTGACTGGGATCGCGAGTGGCAGAAGTGGCCCGTCACCATTGTTGCCGGTGCCTATGTTGGATACTTCGTGGGCTCCAAGCTTCTTGGAAATGTCTTTTACGGCAAGCGATGGGCCGTTtctgagatcaaggaggaatAG
- a CDS encoding EamA domain-containing protein: MPRRQDSDQEVHLLQGHDNDRLSIDSSPLSRDDTLCEPETRSTDRQGSPGAPGAASDLDGSKRHQRDTNTNGNASREWLELDDMDANGLSRPKYHRHAGGRSGTPLLHKEDDDDRGRVTHTAHGNRRTSLGSARSSEDERPYHREMMERPSFSRRSTMRSRSPQTVADAAESSTRKKYTYAAFFLVISLVSFCVQTELSAYIQHDLGWDKAYCMMYFTHGSWIVLWPVQLLILRFQKRDIPWPVFWKRHKQHLRTTAIMIETQTLDVFHLSIQHRARPIRYIIRFTVLITCALTVAGLSWYIAVSLTTPSDLTAIYNCSAFFAYVFSVPLLHEPLRLDKSVAVLIAIAGVLVVAYGDTKSEGTKDVEASNRFFGNIVIGVGSVLYGLYEVLYKRFACPPEGVSPGRGMIFANTFGSCIGLFTLTVLWIPLPIIDFLGIEKFELPVASTCWLILLAVLMNATFSGSFLVLISLTSPVLSSVAALLTIFIVAIVDWMLTGEPLSFAAILGGAMIVVAFLGLTWSTYREMKEHEAMKPIVDLSDSDRDGDIESDDD; encoded by the coding sequence ATGCCTCGGCGTCAAGACAGCGACCAAGAGGTCCATCTCCTACAAGGCCACGACAACGATCGATTGTCCATAGACTCATCCCCCCTGTCCCGCGACGACACCTTATGCGAACCAGAAACCCGGTCGACCGACAGACAAGGCAGTCCTGGTGCTCCGGGCGCCGCTTCCGATCTTGACGGCTCGAAACGTCACCAACGCGATACAAATACCAACGGCAACGCCAGCCGCGAGTGGCTAGAGTTGGACGACATGGATGCGAATGGCCTCAGCCGTCCAAAGTACCATCGCCATGCTGGTGGACGATCTGGCACTCCTCTGCTTCacaaggaggatgacgatgaccGCGGCCGCGTCACTCACACTGCGCATGGCAATCGAAGGACCAGCCTAGGGTCGGCGAGGTCGAGCGAAGATGAACGCCCTTATCAtcgagagatgatggagaggcCATCTTTCAGTCGCCGATCAACTATGCGCAGCCGTAGCCCTCAGACTGtcgccgacgccgccgaAAGCTCGACGCGCAAGAAGTACACGTATGCCGCATTCTTCCTTGTCATCAGCCTGGTGTCGTTCTGCGTCCAGACAGAACTGAGCGCATACATTCAGCATGATCTTGGCTGGGACAAGGCGTACTGTATGATGTACTTTACCCACGGCTCGTGGATCGTGCTGTGGCCTGTTCAGCTCCTCATCCTGCGCTTCCAGAAGCGCGACATTCCTTGGCCCGTCTTTTGGAAGCGACACAAGCAGCATCTGCGCAcaaccgccatcatgatcgAGACGCAGACTCTCGACGTTTTTCATCTTTCCATCCAGCATCGCGCGCGCCCCATTCGTTACATCATCCGTTTTACCGTTCTCATTACCTGCGCGCTGACCGTTGCCGGGCTGAGCTGGTACATTGCCGTCAGCTTGACGACACCTTCGGATCTAACCGCCATTTACAATTGCTCCGCCTTCTTTGCATACGTATTTTCTGTACCACTACTCCACGAACCCCTGCGCCTCGACAAGTCTGTCGccgtcctcatcgccattgCCGGCGTGCTCGTCGTCGCTTATGGAGATACCAAGTCGGAGGGCACCAAGGACGTGGAGGCTTCAAACCGCTTTTTTGGAAACATTGTTATCGGCGTGGGCTCTGTACTGTACGGCCTTTATGAGGTCTTGTACAAGCGCTTTGCTTGTCCCCCTGAAGGCGTTTCGCCCGGTCGCGGCATGATCTTTGCAAACACGTTTGGCTCTTGCATCGGCCTTTTCACGCTCACTGTTTTGTGGATTCCGCTCCCAATCATTGACTTCTTGGGCATTGAGAAGTTTGAGCTGCCAGTTGCTTCAACCTGCTGGTTGATTCTGTTGGCTGTGCTCATGAACGCCACTTTCAGTGGCTCATTCCTTGttctcatctctctcacTTCGCCCGTCCTCTCTTCGGTCGCCGCTCTACTGACCATCTTCATTGTTGCCATCGTGGATTGGATGCTCACTGGCGAGCCTCTCAGCTTTGCGGCCATCCTCGGTGGCGCCATGATCGTTGTTGCGTTCCTGGGCCTGACCTGGAGCACTTATCGAGAGATGAAGGAACATGAGGCCATGAAGCCGATTGTGGATCTGTCAGACAGCGATAGGGACGGCGACATTGAGAGCGACGATGATTAA
- a CDS encoding CFEM domain-containing protein: protein MRFLFFATLVTSALAIDSLTELMDQLPKCSIECLTNALSEQGCSLTDVQCACSNVQAIVESASPCLIIAGCALDELSKASTSVADICSGQITGTPTPAASSAPTSTTADTVETNGQPSTFGKGSMWTGALAAAAVALL, encoded by the exons ATGcgtttcctcttcttcgcgACCCTCGTCACCTCCGCCCTGGCGATCGACTCCCTCACCGAGCTTATGGACCAGCTCCCCAAGTGCTCCATCGAATGCCTTACCAACGCCCTCTCTGAGCAAGGCTGCTCCCTCACCGACGTTCAATGCGCGTGCTCCAACGTCCAGGCCATCGTCGAGAGTGCTTCACCATGCCTCATCATCGCAGGCTGTGCCCTTGATGAGCTATCCA AAGCATCAACCTCTGTTGCAGACATCTGCTCCGGCCAAATCACTGGCACCCCTACTCCAGCGGCATCATCGGCTCCAACTTCCACCACCGCCGACACCGTCGAGACGAACGGCCAGCCTTCCACCTTTGGCAAGGGATCCATGTGGACGGGAGCACTtgccgcagcagcagtggCTCTTCTGTGA
- a CDS encoding Aldo-ket-red domain-containing protein has translation MPLVAQNPKHRVILGLMTFGPPGSEELDARICDSETFTKALDVFQGRGYSEIDTARIYVGGKQEAWTRQVGWQERGFTLATKVKYPRDPGDNTAEKVVESVETSLKELGTDCIDLLYLHRPDRGIPFAETLEAIDKLHKAGKFVRFGISNFAAHEVAEVVMTCKYNGWVRPTVYQGMYNCVTRSIESELFVACKRYGLDIVVYNPIAGGLLSGKIKSRDIAPDSGRFSDNSRIGKMYRDRYFRESTFKALSVIEQAVEKHGLTMIETALRWMVHHSKLRITNGNDGIIIGISSVDQLENNLDNLEKGPLPDEVVQALDQAWEFSKADTPNYWHGELEYGYNVHEALFGAGAK, from the exons ATGCCTCTTGTCGCTCAGAACCCGAAGCATCGCGTCATCCTGGGTCTAATGACCTTTGGGCCCCCTGGCAGCGAGGAGCTCGACGCACGTATCTGTGACTCAGAAACATTTACCAAGGCCCTCGATGTCTTTCAGGGTCGAGGATACAGCGAAATCGACACAGCACGCATCTATGTCGGTGGTAAGCAGGAGGCCTGGACTCGCCAGGTTGGTTGGCAGGAGAGGGGTTTCACTCTGGCCACCAAGGTCAAGTATCCCAGGGATCCAGGCGACAATACGGCCGAAAAGGTCGTCGAATCGGTCGAGACCAGTCTGAAGGAGCTCGGAACCGACTGCATCGAT TTGCTCTACCTCCACCGTCCTGATCGTGGTATCCCCTTTGCAGAGACGCTGGAGGCCATCGATAAGCTCCACAAGGCAGGCAAGTTTGTTCGATTCGGCATCAGCAACTTTGCGGCGCATGAAGTTGCAGAGGTTGTCATGACCTGCAAGTACAACGGCTGGGTGCGGCCCACGGTGTACCAGGGCATGTACAACTGCGTCACCCGTTCCATCGAGTCGGAACTCTTTGTCGCATGCAAACGGTACGGACTCGACATTGTCGTGTATAACCCCATCGCCGGCGGCTTGCTTTCTGGCAAGATTAAGTCACGGGACATCGCGCCTGACAGCGGCCGCTTCTCAGACAACTCTAGGATTGGCAAGATGTATCGCGACCGCTACTTTAGAGAGAGCACATTCAAGGCGCTGAGTGTTATCGAGCAGGCTGTGGAGAAGCATGGGTTGACCATGATCGAGACGGCGCTGCGGTGGATGGTGCACCACTCTAAGCTTCGCATCACCAACGGCAACGATGGAATCATCATTGGCATCTCCAGCGTGGACCAGCTGGAGaacaacctcgacaacctggagAAGGGGCCGCTCCCCGACGAGGTGGTGCAGGCACTTGACCAGGCATGGGAGTTTTCCAAGGCAGATACGCCCAACTACTGGCACGGGGAGTTGGAATACGGATATAATGTCCACGAGGCTCTCTTTGGTGCTGGAGCCAAATAA